The following coding sequences are from one Spirochaeta lutea window:
- a CDS encoding AMP-binding protein — protein sequence MKLPRSMIERFVLDFVTYHLAALRGQGGGNETGGNTSPQTGLSIPQKNREQLWTTSFHADPWFMDSLELVTLAGMMAESFHIHRVGIEDMLLAKPSLKDWSELVETSLQHYDRELTFFTSGSTGLPKAVAHRTRLLEEEVDHLAETVTKSLSKAGQGPPREILSTVASNHIYGFLFTILLPLALDIPVRPLSGLSLNLDAGQILVTIPNLIRSWHTRSPSAPKQGMVLTSTAPLDRELAQWLDSGPIPWMEVYGSSETSGIAYRQRAEDSFTLLPYWTPSPDGQSLSRQGLEEPADLPDLVEWDTRTTLRPLERRDQAVQVSGINVFPREIARQLETNPLVSAARVRPMETPGGTRLKAFIVPADPAAPTQETEQRLRSWAASRLPGTSRPAKYSFGPRIPANAMGKEQDW from the coding sequence ATGAAACTGCCCCGAAGCATGATAGAACGCTTTGTTCTCGATTTTGTTACCTACCACCTTGCTGCGCTTCGGGGGCAGGGGGGCGGAAACGAAACCGGCGGAAACACATCCCCCCAAACCGGACTGAGTATCCCCCAGAAAAACCGGGAACAGCTTTGGACAACATCCTTTCATGCAGACCCCTGGTTCATGGACAGCCTGGAGCTGGTAACCCTCGCGGGCATGATGGCGGAAAGTTTTCATATTCACCGGGTGGGAATTGAGGATATGCTCCTGGCAAAACCCAGTCTCAAGGACTGGTCCGAACTCGTTGAAACAAGCCTTCAACACTATGACCGGGAACTCACATTTTTTACCTCCGGCAGCACCGGACTCCCCAAAGCGGTAGCTCACCGCACCCGGCTCCTGGAGGAAGAGGTGGATCACCTGGCCGAGACCGTAACAAAAAGCCTTTCCAAGGCCGGCCAGGGCCCTCCCCGAGAAATTCTATCCACCGTTGCCAGTAACCACATCTACGGCTTTCTATTCACCATCCTACTTCCCTTGGCCCTAGATATCCCCGTAAGGCCCCTCAGCGGGCTATCTCTAAACCTAGATGCCGGTCAGATACTAGTAACCATTCCCAACCTCATCCGCAGCTGGCACACCCGATCCCCCTCAGCCCCAAAACAAGGCATGGTACTCACCTCTACCGCACCCCTGGACCGGGAACTTGCGCAGTGGCTCGATTCCGGCCCCATCCCCTGGATGGAGGTCTACGGCTCATCAGAGACCTCAGGTATAGCCTACAGGCAGCGGGCTGAAGACAGCTTCACCCTCCTGCCCTACTGGACTCCATCCCCGGATGGTCAAAGCCTGAGCAGGCAGGGTCTGGAGGAACCGGCGGACCTTCCCGACCTGGTGGAATGGGACACTCGAACCACCCTGCGGCCCCTCGAACGCAGGGACCAAGCCGTGCAGGTTTCCGGAATCAACGTCTTCCCCCGGGAGATCGCCCGGCAGCTGGAAACCAACCCCCTGGTATCAGCAGCCCGGGTGCGGCCCATGGAGACCCCCGGGGGTACCCGGCTGAAGGCCTTCATTGTACCCGCCGACCCGGCCGCCCCAACCCAAGAAACGGAACAACGCCTCCGGAGTTGGGCGGCATCCCGCCTGCCCGGAACCAGCCGCCCCGCCAAGTACAGCTTCGGCCCGCGAATACCCGCGAATGCCATGGGCAAGGAGCAGGACTGGTAG
- a CDS encoding GntR family transcriptional regulator yields the protein MQNQASGGLCTLNESAREVGQVAMERQKQDIPFSLDPKSGVPYYKQIILQVEMAIADGRLSTGDQLPTVRSLAVDLQINPNTAARAYNELEIRGIVTTQQGTGTFISDRKLEISQVEREQMLEEITRSMLTKARAYGFQVSELVEAIQRIENQED from the coding sequence ATGCAGAACCAGGCTTCCGGCGGGCTATGCACCCTCAATGAATCCGCCAGGGAGGTTGGCCAGGTGGCTATGGAACGGCAGAAACAGGATATTCCCTTCAGCCTCGATCCCAAAAGCGGCGTGCCCTACTACAAGCAGATCATTCTGCAGGTGGAAATGGCCATCGCCGATGGACGCTTGTCCACGGGAGATCAGCTGCCCACGGTTCGAAGCCTGGCGGTAGACCTGCAGATTAATCCAAACACCGCGGCCAGAGCCTACAACGAATTGGAGATCCGGGGCATTGTGACCACCCAGCAGGGCACCGGTACCTTCATCAGCGACCGGAAGCTGGAGATTAGCCAGGTAGAACGGGAGCAGATGCTGGAGGAGATTACCCGTTCAATGCTCACCAAGGCCCGGGCCTACGGATTTCAGGTTTCGGAACTGGTGGAGGCCATCCAGCGGATCGAGAACCAGGAGGATTAG
- a CDS encoding outer membrane lipoprotein-sorting protein, translating to MKRLLLLLTIFLGGILAGTTPGFTQTSPGSRAAGTPANLTAEQIIRRTQNNEVHETSFIRGRMTIEDRFGSKVSTFRAWSQGEEDMLLEFTSVEEEGQKVLRTQGQLYLYYPDAAEIIRIQGSALRDSLLGSDFSYEDMTGGRDLLDTYRFTLLGTESLDGREAYKIQMDAKNSSVAYPKQIVWIDTRDFVTLQSHRFSLSGRLLKEMQVLETMEVDGKIFPSRTTMRDTLKTNSSTEFEILEIELGLTLPRGIFSLEELSW from the coding sequence ATGAAACGGCTTTTACTATTGCTAACGATATTCCTTGGCGGCATCCTGGCGGGCACCACCCCCGGGTTTACCCAAACAAGCCCAGGTTCCCGGGCAGCCGGAACCCCGGCGAATTTGACGGCCGAACAGATAATCCGAAGGACCCAAAATAACGAGGTTCACGAAACCTCCTTTATCCGGGGACGGATGACCATCGAGGACCGCTTCGGAAGCAAGGTAAGCACCTTCCGGGCCTGGTCCCAGGGAGAAGAGGATATGCTTCTGGAGTTCACCAGCGTGGAGGAGGAGGGACAAAAGGTCCTGCGCACCCAGGGGCAGCTCTACCTCTACTACCCCGACGCTGCGGAGATTATCCGCATCCAAGGCAGCGCTCTCCGGGACAGCCTCTTGGGCTCGGACTTTAGCTACGAGGATATGACCGGCGGCCGGGATCTCCTGGACACCTACCGGTTCACCCTCCTGGGAACCGAGTCCCTGGATGGCCGGGAGGCGTACAAGATACAAATGGATGCTAAAAACTCCAGCGTGGCGTACCCGAAGCAGATTGTCTGGATAGACACCCGGGATTTTGTAACCCTGCAATCCCACCGCTTCAGCCTATCCGGCCGGCTCCTAAAGGAGATGCAGGTTCTGGAAACCATGGAGGTGGATGGAAAGATCTTCCCATCCCGGACTACCATGCGCGACACCCTGAAAACCAACAGCTCCACGGAATTCGAGATCCTGGAAATCGAATTGGGCCTCACCCTCCCCCGGGGCATCTTCAGTCTGGAGGAACTCTCATGGTAG
- a CDS encoding ABC transporter permease, with protein MNIQTMALRNINRNRRRSILSGTATAVATMAIVFLFALIGGMKKDYSDTVSRYVSGHVRIRHSEYSDNEHLNPLHLRVTNYQDLLETLESRYPEAQLSPRIRIPASLYREDQNTAVQALGVRFPQEISYMNLGDYITQGEVPRTGSREALIGPGLAEDLGLGVGDTITLLGQTMRRASNAMSFTVSGIVTFPLASLNRTTVLIPLEAAGGLVKMGDAVTEILLRIPDESQARALSREIQNLVSLGDDQGDGVGLAYTADRAGLEILDWESVDMLITFLGLAELIYAVFAFVFFILASTVLINTTMMVVFERTREIGTIGAMGMLGREIVGLFFLEAFFIAVMGALGGLTLGTAVVIPLQSIGLDFSEAMSGTSINIPGIIYPQYNLGTSLLVTLYSIVVASLAALLPSRRAASIAPVEALRYQG; from the coding sequence ATGAACATTCAAACAATGGCATTGCGCAATATAAATCGAAACCGTCGCCGGAGCATCCTCTCCGGTACGGCAACGGCTGTGGCAACCATGGCCATCGTATTCCTCTTTGCCCTCATCGGGGGTATGAAGAAGGATTACAGCGACACCGTCAGCCGGTATGTAAGCGGACATGTACGGATCAGACACAGCGAGTATTCGGATAACGAGCATTTGAATCCCCTACACCTCCGGGTGACAAACTACCAAGACCTCTTGGAAACCCTGGAATCCCGGTACCCCGAGGCGCAGCTTTCGCCGAGAATCCGGATTCCCGCCAGCCTCTACCGGGAGGATCAGAACACCGCGGTTCAGGCCCTGGGGGTACGCTTTCCCCAGGAGATTTCTTACATGAATCTCGGGGATTATATAACCCAGGGTGAGGTTCCCCGGACCGGCAGCCGGGAGGCGTTGATAGGTCCGGGCTTGGCCGAGGATCTAGGGCTCGGGGTGGGCGATACCATTACGCTCCTAGGTCAGACCATGCGTAGGGCAAGTAACGCCATGAGTTTTACCGTGTCCGGCATTGTAACCTTCCCCCTGGCCAGTCTGAACAGAACCACCGTCCTCATTCCCTTGGAGGCTGCAGGCGGCCTAGTAAAAATGGGCGATGCGGTAACCGAGATTCTCTTGCGTATTCCCGACGAGTCCCAAGCCAGGGCCCTCTCCAGGGAAATTCAGAACCTGGTTTCCCTGGGGGACGATCAGGGTGATGGGGTTGGTCTTGCCTACACTGCTGACCGAGCCGGCCTTGAGATCCTGGATTGGGAGAGTGTGGATATGCTGATTACCTTTCTGGGGCTCGCCGAATTGATCTACGCGGTCTTCGCCTTCGTATTCTTCATTCTGGCGAGCACCGTTCTGATAAATACCACCATGATGGTGGTGTTCGAGCGGACCCGGGAGATTGGTACCATCGGTGCCATGGGGATGTTAGGCCGGGAGATTGTGGGGCTGTTCTTTCTGGAGGCCTTCTTTATCGCCGTCATGGGAGCCCTGGGCGGGCTTACCCTGGGTACGGCGGTAGTAATCCCCCTGCAGAGTATCGGCCTGGACTTCAGCGAGGCAATGAGCGGTACGAGCATAAATATTCCAGGGATCATCTATCCCCAATACAACCTGGGAACCAGTCTGCTGGTTACCCTGTATTCCATTGTGGTGGCATCCTTAGCTGCCCTGCTTCCCAGCCGCCGAGCGGCTAGTATTGCACCCGTGGAGGCCCTGCGGTACCAAGGTTGA
- a CDS encoding HAL/PAL/TAL family ammonia-lyase, which yields MVKEKIAICDKKITLRELYRVYTRGAELVLDAEVLEKTRKSRLLLEDLERRGEAIYGVTTGFGAQGDLHIPPQWRSALQEGVIEYHGAGVGPVLDENMSRAVFFTRIVSLCRGVSGIRPELLEHMAAVFNAGIAPVIPSRGSVGASGDLTPLSYLAAVLAGGRRVWYRGEVKNTREVFEERGIQPWKWEMKEGLALMNGTAVMTALAGVYWCQTESLAAWADACTALGAAALNTPREPFEDWVHRQKHHPGPRTSGEIIRRRGGLDPTPISDPARPSHRIADTPSDPGFRESMRRRSSNIQPRYSLRCAPQMNGVLWDTLQAIEPWIEDELNSANDNPLFDTLDRRVYHTGNFFGGHISAACDYLRIALPTTTTLMDRQVQQLLDSRGILPDNLVPPGEEGVGGGDEDPWNGQTRQGPRFGLKALGITTSALAAEAQHTAGPVSVLTRPTESQNQDVVSMGTVSALKLGEALDLAYLCAAHGLAVAGQAWELRFGSWLAVSGLGSDSGTGPGSAPALVDWLRERVPFVEGNKELGMSLECLTADMRIRDSRDI from the coding sequence ATGGTCAAGGAAAAAATAGCAATTTGTGATAAAAAAATCACATTACGTGAACTTTACCGGGTGTATACCCGGGGGGCGGAGTTGGTCCTGGATGCCGAGGTCTTGGAGAAGACTCGGAAATCCAGGCTTCTCCTTGAGGATCTGGAACGTCGGGGAGAGGCCATTTATGGGGTTACCACCGGGTTCGGGGCCCAGGGCGACCTGCATATTCCGCCCCAGTGGCGTTCAGCCCTCCAGGAAGGGGTTATAGAGTATCATGGTGCGGGGGTGGGGCCGGTTCTGGATGAGAATATGTCCCGGGCTGTCTTTTTTACCCGGATAGTGAGCCTCTGCCGCGGCGTATCCGGAATCCGCCCGGAGCTCCTGGAGCATATGGCGGCGGTCTTTAATGCCGGTATCGCACCGGTAATTCCCAGCCGCGGGAGTGTGGGTGCCAGCGGCGATCTTACCCCCCTCAGTTACCTGGCGGCGGTATTGGCCGGGGGGCGACGGGTTTGGTATCGGGGGGAGGTGAAGAATACCCGGGAGGTTTTCGAAGAACGGGGAATTCAGCCCTGGAAGTGGGAGATGAAGGAGGGTCTGGCGTTGATGAACGGCACAGCGGTAATGACAGCCCTGGCGGGGGTGTACTGGTGCCAGACCGAGAGCCTTGCTGCCTGGGCCGATGCCTGCACGGCCCTGGGAGCTGCGGCCTTGAATACCCCCCGAGAGCCCTTCGAAGACTGGGTGCATCGGCAGAAGCACCATCCCGGACCCCGAACCTCCGGGGAGATCATCCGCCGCCGGGGCGGTCTGGATCCTACTCCCATCAGCGACCCGGCCCGGCCTAGCCACAGGATAGCAGATACCCCCAGCGACCCGGGCTTTCGGGAAAGTATGCGCCGGCGGTCCAGTAATATACAGCCCCGATACAGCCTGCGCTGCGCCCCCCAGATGAACGGGGTGCTCTGGGATACCCTCCAGGCTATCGAACCCTGGATAGAAGATGAATTGAATTCGGCTAATGATAATCCCCTCTTCGATACCCTGGACCGCCGGGTCTACCATACCGGTAACTTCTTCGGCGGGCATATTTCGGCGGCCTGCGATTACCTGCGCATCGCCCTTCCTACCACCACAACCCTGATGGACCGTCAGGTCCAGCAGCTCCTGGATAGCCGGGGAATCCTGCCCGATAATCTGGTTCCTCCCGGGGAGGAGGGGGTCGGAGGGGGTGATGAGGATCCCTGGAATGGACAAACCCGTCAGGGGCCGCGCTTCGGCCTCAAGGCCCTGGGGATTACGACCAGCGCCCTGGCCGCAGAGGCGCAACATACCGCCGGACCGGTTTCGGTCCTCACCCGTCCTACCGAGAGTCAGAACCAGGATGTGGTTTCCATGGGGACGGTTTCCGCGTTGAAGCTTGGAGAGGCCCTGGACCTGGCCTACCTCTGTGCTGCCCACGGGCTTGCCGTTGCGGGTCAGGCCTGGGAACTGCGGTTTGGGTCATGGCTGGCTGTTTCCGGGCTGGGCTCAGATTCCGGCACAGGACCGGGATCGGCCCCGGCGCTGGTGGACTGGCTTCGGGAACGGGTTCCCTTTGTGGAGGGGAACAAGGAATTGGGGATGTCCTTGGAGTGCCTGACAGCAGATATGCGGATCCGGGACAGCCGGGATATCTGA
- a CDS encoding 5-formyltetrahydrofolate cyclo-ligase, giving the protein MSTNTDTIKTRKQQLRNRIQAAKEDFFTIPQRRDSEADFLLPQLLRLPQWQEAPGILCYLSMEDEFPTDRILQIARGSGKPVALPRLTGRGRMDFFLWDGATQSLEPHPYGMLEPPSDPQQLVQNHFLDFLGDSNAGTPHPWVCITPGLAFDRSCRRLGRGGGYYDHYIFRMRKDYPGALYFLAMGLSFQLQRAVPVDTYDQLVDATLVPQGLFTRTPA; this is encoded by the coding sequence ATGTCTACTAATACTGACACCATAAAAACCCGCAAACAACAGCTCCGAAACCGGATCCAGGCCGCCAAGGAGGATTTCTTTACCATTCCCCAGCGCCGGGACTCCGAGGCGGACTTCCTCCTGCCCCAGCTCCTGCGCCTGCCCCAGTGGCAGGAGGCCCCGGGCATCCTCTGCTACCTCTCCATGGAGGACGAGTTCCCTACGGACCGTATCCTCCAGATCGCCCGGGGTTCGGGTAAACCCGTGGCCCTTCCCCGGTTGACGGGCCGGGGCCGGATGGATTTTTTTCTCTGGGACGGCGCTACCCAATCCCTGGAACCCCATCCCTACGGGATGCTCGAACCTCCCAGCGATCCTCAGCAACTGGTCCAGAACCATTTTTTGGATTTTTTAGGTGATTCCAATGCCGGCACTCCCCATCCCTGGGTCTGCATCACCCCCGGACTTGCCTTCGACCGATCATGCCGGCGGCTGGGCCGGGGGGGCGGTTACTACGACCACTACATCTTCCGGATGCGGAAAGACTACCCCGGCGCCCTCTATTTCCTTGCCATGGGTCTCTCATTCCAACTGCAGCGGGCCGTTCCCGTGGACACCTACGACCAGCTGGTGGATGCTACACTGGTTCCCCAGGGGTTGTTTACTCGAACACCAGCCTAG
- a CDS encoding ABC transporter ATP-binding protein — MITVRNLTKEYHSGETVVKALRGVDLDIGAGEFLSIAGPSGSGKSTLLNLMGCIDTPDSGTLKVEDQDVSRLNKDQLALFRRRRLGFIFQTYNLIPVLTGFENVALALNLLGLPDSEIRDRTRAILDEVGLLGMEDRVPSKLSGGQQQRVAIARALVKEPSIVLADEPTANLDSKTGEDILKLMEDMNKRHGTTFVFSTHDPMVMQYAHRLIQLHDGLIQSDERRAEAETARVH; from the coding sequence ATGATTACTGTAAGAAATCTTACAAAAGAATACCACAGCGGCGAAACCGTTGTAAAGGCGCTGCGAGGTGTGGACCTGGACATCGGAGCTGGGGAATTTTTATCCATCGCGGGGCCCTCGGGATCCGGAAAATCGACCTTGCTGAACCTTATGGGCTGCATCGACACCCCTGACAGCGGAACCCTGAAGGTGGAAGACCAGGATGTGTCCCGGCTGAACAAGGATCAGCTGGCACTGTTCCGCCGGCGACGATTGGGTTTTATTTTCCAGACCTACAATCTCATTCCGGTTTTGACGGGTTTCGAGAATGTAGCTCTGGCACTGAATCTCCTGGGTCTACCGGATTCAGAGATCCGGGACCGGACCCGGGCCATCCTGGATGAGGTAGGGCTCTTAGGCATGGAGGACCGGGTTCCCAGCAAACTCTCTGGGGGGCAGCAGCAGCGCGTCGCCATCGCCCGGGCCTTGGTCAAAGAGCCCAGTATCGTCCTGGCGGATGAGCCCACGGCGAACCTGGACTCCAAAACAGGGGAAGACATCCTTAAGCTCATGGAGGATATGAATAAGCGCCACGGCACAACCTTCGTATTCAGCACCCACGATCCCATGGTGATGCAGTATGCCCACCGCCTTATCCAGTTGCATGACGGGCTCATCCAGAGTGATGAGCGCCGGGCCGAGGCCGAAACGGCACGGGTTCATTAG
- a CDS encoding zinc ribbon domain-containing protein, producing the protein MNSRVCPICQEPALPPNAQYCPHCGSQLSTVTPARPIVKPSLWPVLPIVILALTGGMLLITGMQHDDWVFAVQKSPTIENPGRPFGRIIETVMPGARWQSNPIDRSHSRVTIEGRIRNNPDHVEIELLVFRSTRDAELEIIRSGVYIEGVPLKGREIDEFFSDLTALDREFWIP; encoded by the coding sequence ATGAATTCGAGAGTCTGTCCCATCTGTCAAGAACCGGCCCTGCCCCCAAACGCCCAGTACTGTCCCCACTGCGGGTCTCAGCTTTCTACAGTCACCCCGGCCAGGCCCATCGTAAAACCGAGTTTATGGCCTGTTCTGCCTATTGTCATCCTCGCCCTGACGGGGGGAATGCTTCTGATTACGGGTATGCAGCATGATGATTGGGTATTCGCGGTGCAGAAATCGCCCACAATTGAGAATCCCGGCCGCCCCTTTGGCCGAATCATTGAAACCGTGATGCCTGGAGCCCGGTGGCAGAGTAACCCCATTGACCGGTCCCATTCCCGGGTAACTATAGAAGGAAGAATCCGGAATAATCCCGACCACGTCGAGATTGAGCTTCTCGTGTTCCGTTCTACCCGGGATGCCGAGCTGGAGATTATCCGCAGCGGGGTGTACATCGAGGGAGTGCCCCTCAAGGGGCGGGAGATTGATGAGTTTTTCAGCGATCTCACCGCCCTTGACCGGGAATTCTGGATTCCCTAG
- a CDS encoding slipin family protein has protein sequence MVIFGQKQLFSRIKNPAKPKRAKDFEFSIFSFFWMMVILTSFAILQVLVANIPPQGLIIRGALGVVMAALVYLVIPTWSAIIPALLLAQISLFTASGPESLPSGWTVLSYTLSPGDGLFILGVLAACLTGPSLQIVLQWDKVVILRMGRFRKVHGPGPVFLIPLIDRCAAFVDTRIRVTDFSAEKILTRDTVPVHVDALAFWMIWDAQRAILEVEDFMEAVTLSAQTALRDSIGKYSLTTLLSERETLYREIQTILDAKTNPWGITILSVEFTDILLPQELEDVMSKQAQAEREKQARHYLAQAEKEIASEFAEAAEVYRHNPEALNLRAMNMVYDGMKARGSLVLLPSGALEHMNLGSVMGVTGLAKQTGAGKDPASPSIETGVSDSDEVSRTTRAPEPSKEPPGEASDGEKGAEGAAGKEHT, from the coding sequence ATGGTCATATTCGGACAAAAGCAGTTGTTTTCACGGATTAAAAATCCCGCCAAACCGAAGCGGGCAAAGGACTTTGAGTTCAGCATCTTTTCCTTCTTTTGGATGATGGTGATTCTAACGTCCTTCGCCATCCTGCAAGTCCTGGTGGCGAACATCCCCCCCCAGGGGCTCATTATTAGGGGCGCGTTGGGAGTCGTCATGGCTGCCCTGGTGTACCTGGTCATTCCAACCTGGTCGGCGATCATCCCCGCCCTGCTCCTGGCGCAGATCAGCCTTTTTACCGCCAGCGGGCCGGAAAGCCTGCCATCGGGCTGGACCGTCCTGAGCTACACCCTGAGCCCCGGGGACGGTCTGTTCATTCTGGGTGTGCTCGCGGCCTGTTTGACCGGCCCGTCTCTCCAGATTGTGCTCCAGTGGGATAAGGTAGTCATCCTGCGGATGGGCCGCTTCCGGAAGGTGCACGGTCCTGGACCGGTATTCCTGATTCCTCTGATCGACCGCTGCGCAGCCTTCGTGGATACCCGGATCCGGGTTACAGATTTCAGCGCGGAGAAAATTCTCACCCGGGATACGGTTCCGGTACATGTGGATGCCCTGGCGTTCTGGATGATCTGGGATGCCCAACGGGCAATCCTGGAGGTGGAGGACTTCATGGAAGCGGTAACCCTCTCTGCCCAGACGGCCCTGCGGGACAGCATCGGCAAATACAGCCTTACCACCCTGTTGAGCGAACGGGAGACCCTCTACCGGGAGATTCAAACCATCCTGGATGCTAAAACCAACCCATGGGGCATAACTATTTTGAGTGTGGAGTTCACTGACATCCTCCTGCCCCAGGAATTGGAAGATGTCATGTCCAAACAAGCCCAGGCGGAACGGGAAAAACAGGCCCGGCACTACCTGGCCCAGGCGGAGAAGGAAATAGCCTCGGAGTTCGCCGAGGCTGCCGAGGTGTACCGGCACAATCCCGAGGCTCTGAACCTCCGGGCTATGAATATGGTGTACGACGGGATGAAGGCCCGGGGCAGTCTGGTGCTGCTTCCCTCCGGGGCCCTGGAGCATATGAATCTCGGCTCGGTTATGGGGGTTACCGGTTTAGCGAAACAGACCGGCGCCGGGAAGGATCCGGCTTCCCCGTCTATTGAGACCGGGGTGTCGGATTCAGATGAGGTATCCCGGACAACCCGGGCCCCGGAGCCTTCCAAGGAACCGCCTGGAGAGGCCTCCGACGGGGAGAAGGGGGCCGAAGGAGCCGCCGGAAAGGAGCATACCTAA
- the pyp gene encoding photoactive yellow protein → MEVINFGSQDMGNVMAKLGDGKIDDLAFGAIKLDKDGTILSYNQAEGAITGRDPQEVIGKNFFTQVAPCTNQPGFFGKFQDGVAKNELNTMFEYVFDYKMQPTKVKVHMMKAQIGEGYYIFVKRI, encoded by the coding sequence ATGGAAGTAATTAACTTTGGATCCCAGGATATGGGAAACGTCATGGCAAAACTCGGAGACGGAAAGATAGACGACCTGGCCTTTGGAGCAATCAAACTGGACAAAGACGGTACAATCCTCTCCTATAACCAGGCTGAAGGAGCTATCACCGGCAGGGATCCCCAAGAGGTAATCGGGAAAAATTTCTTTACCCAGGTCGCACCATGTACCAACCAGCCGGGTTTCTTCGGAAAGTTTCAAGACGGGGTGGCAAAAAATGAGCTGAACACCATGTTTGAATACGTGTTTGATTATAAAATGCAGCCTACCAAGGTAAAGGTCCACATGATGAAGGCCCAGATCGGGGAAGGCTACTATATCTTCGTAAAGCGTATCTAG
- a CDS encoding ABC transporter permease has protein sequence MKTSAKQPNTHKTPLGFIFTLSWKNLSRHKKRTIITASAIAFGLSMYLFLDAWLLGAELDSERNLIWYETSSARVHNPEYWENRERLELKHVISQPARVIQEIEELGYPAAPRTVFRADLAVRQDPFPTDGSMQVRVYAIDPQRDDQVFRLSRTIEEGGPLSGPGLEGLAQDGSPGETGTEGLSDELPGALIGRWLAEDLGAEVGYPITLITRTREGFYQTIDLEIQGILNSPNPMINRGTVFISLGTADRALQMQGAVTEVNIRMPDRADTYSAAAQLEEDLSGVNGGLGVYPWQEIARDYIAMSSTKRQGSGLMLFLVFIIAAVGISNTMLMVVFERTRELGTLRAIGMKDGDIRLNFLFEAGGIGILGGLGGLVMGSLLVAFVTYIGVDFSFMLRDIDIGYRLSGVMYGAWHPAAMIGGFALCVIMTMVVAYFPTRRALDMEITDCLRDE, from the coding sequence ATGAAGACATCAGCCAAACAACCCAATACCCATAAGACCCCCCTGGGGTTTATTTTCACCCTTTCATGGAAGAATCTTTCACGGCATAAAAAACGAACCATTATTACCGCCAGCGCAATCGCCTTCGGGCTGTCCATGTATCTGTTTCTTGATGCCTGGCTGTTGGGTGCGGAGCTGGATTCCGAGCGGAATCTGATCTGGTATGAAACCAGCTCAGCCCGGGTGCATAATCCCGAGTACTGGGAAAACCGGGAGCGCTTGGAGCTCAAGCATGTGATTTCCCAGCCCGCACGGGTTATTCAGGAGATTGAAGAGCTGGGGTATCCTGCAGCCCCCCGGACGGTGTTCCGGGCGGATTTAGCGGTGCGCCAGGACCCCTTCCCCACCGACGGAAGCATGCAGGTCCGGGTGTACGCCATTGATCCCCAGCGGGATGATCAGGTTTTCCGTCTGTCCCGGACCATTGAGGAGGGTGGTCCTCTGTCCGGACCGGGTCTGGAGGGCCTCGCCCAGGATGGCAGCCCCGGAGAAACCGGGACGGAAGGGTTGTCCGACGAGCTGCCGGGTGCCCTAATAGGGCGGTGGCTGGCCGAGGATTTGGGCGCAGAAGTGGGGTATCCCATCACCCTGATTACCCGGACCCGGGAAGGGTTCTACCAGACCATCGATCTGGAGATCCAGGGCATCCTCAATAGTCCCAATCCGATGATTAACCGGGGGACGGTGTTCATCTCCCTGGGAACCGCCGACCGGGCGCTCCAGATGCAGGGTGCTGTTACCGAGGTGAACATCCGGATGCCCGACCGGGCGGATACCTACAGCGCTGCAGCCCAGCTGGAGGAGGATCTATCCGGGGTGAACGGCGGTCTCGGGGTGTATCCCTGGCAGGAAATCGCCAGAGACTACATCGCCATGTCATCCACGAAGCGCCAGGGCTCGGGGCTTATGCTCTTTCTGGTGTTCATCATCGCTGCAGTGGGAATATCCAACACCATGCTCATGGTTGTCTTTGAGCGAACCCGGGAGCTGGGTACCCTTCGAGCCATCGGCATGAAGGACGGGGATATCAGACTGAACTTCTTGTTCGAGGCCGGTGGGATCGGCATTCTCGGCGGGCTGGGCGGCTTGGTGATGGGATCGCTTCTTGTGGCCTTCGTCACCTACATCGGGGTTGATTTTTCCTTCATGCTCCGGGATATAGACATCGGGTACCGGCTATCAGGGGTAATGTACGGGGCATGGCATCCTGCCGCCATGATCGGGGGGTTTGCGCTCTGCGTGATCATGACCATGGTCGTGGCATACTTCCCCACCCGACGGGCCTTGGATATGGAGATAACCGACTGTCTCCGGGATGAGTAG